A stretch of the Malus sylvestris chromosome 10, drMalSylv7.2, whole genome shotgun sequence genome encodes the following:
- the LOC126588040 gene encoding MLO-like protein 12 — protein MAGDNGAASTLEATPTWAVATVVFVLIVVSTIIEYLLHLSHKYFHRLKRKALIQALDKIKSELMLLGFISLLLTVGQKPIANICISKSLGDSFLPCKSSTHSDAEEETKCSNQGKVSLMSREGANELQYLIFVLAAFHVSSCVLTFALGMAKMKRWELWEAETRTLEYQFTHDPRRFQLAHQTSFGKRHLRCWSDHGFLRWPVSFLRQFFNSVSRVDYFTLRHGFITAHFAEGSRFDFQKYIRRNLEKDFGVVMGSSWWIWLFAVSVVIFFTADGFYNYLWVPFIPLVMLLLVGTKLQEIITKMCLDSHDKSHVVRGALLVKPSDHFFWFNWPQLLLHLLHFILFQNSFQLAFFTWTWYKFGLTSCFHHETEDIVIRLAMGVMVQILCGYVTLPLYALVTQMGTSMRKGVFTANVMIGLKKWRARARKNLALRNPARLSLDASLETSLSVNTSPSFSAHEASFSTVEFGRPSDDAEYVALEILEAQKAHEKQAAEVQQNNGS, from the exons ATGGCTGGAGACAACGGAGCTGCAAGCACACTTGAAGCTACGCCAACATGGGCTGTAGCCACCGTTGTCTTTGTGTTGATAGTGGTCTCCACAATTATAGAGTATTTGCTGCATCTTTCACACAAG TATTTTCATAGGTTGAAAAGGAAGGCTCTCATTCAGGCTCTTGATAAGATCAAATCAG AATTGATGCTGCTAGGGTTCATATCGTTGCTACTAACCGTTGGTCAAAAGCCAATTGCAAATATCTGCATCTCTAAAAGCTTGGGTGATTCTTTTCTTCCTTGCAAGAGCTCCACCCACAGTGATGCTGAAGAGGAAACCAAATGCTCTAACCAG GGAAAAGTTTCTTTGATGTCCAGGGAGGGCGCGAATGAACTCCAATACTTAATTTTTGTGCTTGCTGCGTTCCACGTTTCGTCTTGTGTCCTCACCTTCGCTCTTGGTATGGCCAAG ATGAAAAGGTGGGAGCTTTGGGAGGCAGAAACCAGAACATTGGAGTATCAATTTACTCACg ATCCACGAAGGTTTCAGCTCGCACATCAAACATCATTTGGGAAGCGGCATTTGAGATGTTGGAGTGATCACGGATTCCTCCGTTGGCCG GTCAGCTTTCTGAGACAATTCTTTAATTCTGTATCAAGAGTGGATTACTTCACTCTCAGACATGGATTCATAACG GCACATTTTGCAGAAGGAAGCCGTTTTGACTTCCAGAAATATATAAGAAGAAATTTGGAGAAGGACTTTGGTGTGGTTATGGGATCAAG CTGGTGGATTTGGCTGTTCGCAGTATCCGTTGTCATATTCTTCACTGCAGATG GTTTTTACAATTATCTGTGGGTTCCCTTTATTCCGTTAGTG ATGCTCTTGCTGGTGGGAACAAAGCTTCAGGAGATCATAACTAAAATGTGCCTAGACAGCCATGATAAATCTCATGTTGTTAGAGGAGCTTTGCTTGTGAAGCCCAGTGACCACTTTTTCTGGTTTAACTGGCCCCAGTTGCTTCTCCATCTTTTGCACTTCATTCTGTTTCAG AATTCCTTTCAGTTGGCATTCTTCACATGGACCTGG TACAAATTTGGGCTCACATCATGCTTCCACCATGAAACTGAGGATATTGTCATAAGGCTGGCCATGGGTGTAATGGTACAAATCCTATGCGGCTATGTCACTCTGCCTCTCTATGCTTTGGTCACGCAGATGGGTACATCAATGAGAAAGGGCGTGTTTACTGCAAATGTGATGATAGGGCTGAAAAAATGGAGAGCCAGGGCCAGGAAAAACCTAGCTCTTCGGAACCCGGCACGATTGTCGTTGGATGCTTCGCTTGAAACTTCACTATCAGTAAACACTTCACCTTCTTTCAGTGCTCATGAGGCTTCATTCTCCACCGTAGAATTTGGTCGTCCGTCCGACGATGCAGAATATGTAGCACTTGAAATACTGGAGGCCCAAAAAGCACATGAAAAACAGGCAGCTGAGGTACAGCAAAATAATGGTTCTTAA